One Spinacia oleracea cultivar Varoflay chromosome 4, BTI_SOV_V1, whole genome shotgun sequence DNA segment encodes these proteins:
- the LOC110805237 gene encoding uncharacterized protein, giving the protein MPLIKVPTIEPFDGTSDPEEHMAAYAAQMDVQTGCGATWCRYFPTTLKGLALICFNKHVPKGSIKSYSKLEKVFISPFGAGRRHQKTSVNLMAVRQGETETIRNYIKRFNEEVLKIHNLKDETKFAALLTGLQPDDFKFELIKSGVSNLEEAMEKAQRNIQATDICEINWGGESGTRQKQKPNWGETPKSDKKKKNSSHDQTQPSLKKSVMVDDHGEDPRYNCNRREIYLDLKGKDILPKPPAIICRELKKALDHLADKGKLNNYLRKNPPPKAKSKEKESPSDDTRDYIGVIAGGLATGGSVSKAKDSLWALKHQVLKVASASQTAPVMTFGGNTSHPIQESHDDPLVIEMRVANSMVGRVLVDSGSSADIITLKCLEGLKYSKDDLKTISQPLIVFGGQAVHPQGTIKLPVMLGPKNKGRRLLVQFLVVDISLPYNVILGRSLLNKIKAAISVYQLLMQFELEDATAGKIFGDQQVGRRCYVNSLKRGTSTPQPLAKKAKPEETRKS; this is encoded by the exons atgccgctcatcaaggTCCCTACCATCGAGCCTTTCGATGGTACTTCGGATCCAGAAGAGCACATGGCCGCCTATGCGGCTCAAATGGACGTTCAGACTGGGTGTGGAGCTACTTGGTGCAGGTACTTCCCCACCACCTTGAAGGGTCTTGCGCTTATCTGTTTCAACAAGCACGTGCCGAAGGGGAGTATCAAGAGCTATAGTAAGCTTGAAAAGGTGTTCATCAGTCCATTCGGTGCAGGTCGAAGACATCAAAAGACAAGTGTTAACTTGATGGCGGTCAGACAGGGAGAGACGGAAACCATTCGCAACTATATCAAGAGGTTCAACGAAGAAGTCCTAAAGATACACAATCTCAAGGACGAAACCAAGTTTGCAGCCCTCTTGACAGGGCTTCAGCCAGATGACTTCAAATTCGAGTTGATCAAGTCCGGGGTGTCCAACCTCGAGGAAGCAATGGAGAAGGCCCAAAGGAACATTCAAGCCACAGATATTTGTGAAATCAATTGGGGTGGTGAGAGTGGAACAAGGCAAAAACAAAAGCCCAATTGGGGAGAGACCCCAAAATCTgacaagaagaagaaaaacagCAGCCACGACCAAACTCAACCCTCCCTCAAAAAGTCAGTTATGGTTGATGACCATGGTGAGGATCCGAGGTATAACTGCAATAGGCGGGAGATTTACCTTGATCTCAAAGGAAAAGACATCCTCCCTAAGCCACCTGCAATC ATTTGTAGGGAGCTGAAAAAGGCACTGGATCACTTGGCTGACAAGGGCAAGCTGAATAATTACTTAAGGAAGAATCCTCCCCCAAAAGCAAAATCCAAAGAAAAGGAGTCCCCTAGTGATGATACGAGAGACTACATTGGAGTGATAGCCGGAGGCTTGGCAACAGGCGGGTCTGTGAGCAAGGCGAAGGATAGCTTATGGGCACTTAAACATCAAGTCCTAAAAGTGGCATCGGCTTCTCAAACAGCCCCGGTGATGACATTTGGTGGGAACACTAGCCACccaattcaagagtcccatgaCGATCCCCTGGTCATCGAGATGAGAGTCGCTAACTCAATGGTAGGGCGAGTGTTAGTGGATAGTGGATCATCCGCCGACATCATTACTCTAAAGTGTCTAGAAGGGCTCAAGTATTCCAAAGATGATCTAAAAACCATCTCCCAACCACTCATTGTTTTCGGAGGTCAAGCCGTCCATCCCCAAGGCACTATCAAGCTACCCGTCATGTTGGGTCCCAAGAACAAAGGAAGGCGATTgctagtacaatttcttgtcgTTGATATCTCCTTACCATACAACGTCATCTTAGGCCGGTCCCTActaaacaaaataaaagccgCAATCTCTGTGTACCAACTTCTCATGCAGTTTGAGTTGGAAGATGCCACCGCGGGAAAAATCTTTGGGGATCAACAAGTGGGCAGGCGTTGCTATGTTAACAGCCTCAAGAGAGGGACAAGTACCCCCCAGCCACTGGCTAAGAAAGCCAAGCCGGAAGAGACTCGAAAGTCCTAA
- the LOC130471431 gene encoding uncharacterized protein, which yields MDRLGDRGGAQPHPHQPRASQDARRVIEERQLHRGDLDARDLLHRRRLEQTREAIRNDRITRGLPPSSAKTTASARDHPTPSKQVKPIKVSSRRTSLWRHTPSPTRRRHSPPSRTRGHSPRTRVSLPDQQPGAHSFSHRPRHRSSSRIGRSPPRRERTYSPLPESRGRHTSPRGRWGFPPPRNDRHMHTSSLQEALAPFSQEIMNTPRRDKVKV from the coding sequence ATGGACAGGCTAGGTGACAGGGGTGGGGCACAACCTCACCCTCACCAACCAAGGGCCAGTCAAGATGCACGTCGGGTAATTGAAGAGCGACAGCTGCACAGAGGAGACCTTGATGCTCGAGACCTCTTGCACAGGAGGCGCCTCGAACAAACCAGAGAAGCCATCAGGAACGATAGGATCACCCGAGGTCTACCCCCCTCTAGTGCCAAGACTACGGCCTCCGCACGAGACCACCCCACTCCTTCAAAGCAAGTCAAACCGATCAAGGTCAGCTCCCGAAGGACATCTCTATGGAGGCACACACCTTCTCCCACAAGGAGACGTCACTCACCCCCTAGCCGGACTAGAGGCCATTCCCCCAGGACAAGGGTTTCACTCCCCGATCAACAGCCAGGGGCTCATTCATTCTCTCATCGCCCTAGGCATCGTTCATCCTCAAGAATAGGAAGGAGTCCTCCACGCCGTGAGCGAACATACTCGCCTCTCCCAGAGAGTAGAGGTAGGCATACCTCCCCAAGAGGAAGATGGGGCTTCCCTCCACCAAGAAATGATAGGCACATGCACACTTCATCATTACAGGAGGCTCTCGCTCCCTTCTCCCAAGAGATAATGAACACCCCTCGCCGAGACAAAGTGAAGGTctga